One Chryseobacterium indoltheticum DNA segment encodes these proteins:
- a CDS encoding HesA/MoeB/ThiF family protein → MKNEDIFSRYSRQIFIEQIGLEGQRKIMNAKVLVIGAGGLGSPVIQYLAAAGVGTLGVADFDEVELHNLNRQIIHKESSVGKSKVKSAEEFVKNLNHQVNFIGFESKIDHSNAEEIISQFDMIIDGSDNFKTRYLVNDTCVKLRKPLVYGSILGFSGQVAIFNYKGSKNLRDIFPEPPFDEDLPDCDSLGVLGVLPGIVGSMMANQALKIITDLQLNLNQITLIDTLNWRFQTIDF, encoded by the coding sequence ATGAAAAACGAAGATATTTTCTCAAGATACAGCCGACAGATTTTTATTGAACAAATCGGGTTAGAAGGTCAGCGAAAAATAATGAATGCTAAAGTTTTGGTAATTGGAGCAGGAGGTTTAGGAAGTCCGGTCATTCAATATTTGGCTGCGGCGGGAGTTGGAACTTTGGGCGTTGCAGATTTTGATGAGGTTGAATTGCACAATTTAAACCGACAAATCATTCATAAGGAAAGTTCTGTAGGAAAATCAAAAGTGAAAAGTGCAGAAGAGTTTGTGAAAAATCTTAATCATCAGGTCAATTTTATAGGGTTTGAAAGTAAAATAGATCACTCAAATGCTGAAGAAATTATTTCTCAGTTTGATATGATTATTGACGGTTCTGATAATTTTAAAACGAGATATTTAGTTAATGATACTTGTGTAAAGCTTAGAAAACCTTTAGTTTACGGGAGCATTCTAGGTTTTTCCGGACAGGTTGCAATTTTTAATTATAAAGGAAGTAAGAATTTAAGAGATATTTTCCCGGAACCTCCTTTTGATGAAGATCTTCCCGATTGCGACAGTCTTGGTGTTTTAGGAGTGCTGCCGGGGATTGTAGGAAGCATGATGGCAAACCAAGCTCTGAAAATAATAACGGATTTACAATTAAATTTAAATCAAATCACATTAATCGACACTTTAAACTGGAGATTCCAGACAATTGATTTTTAA